A single Streptomyces sp. Edi2 DNA region contains:
- a CDS encoding amidohydrolase family protein, which produces METFPKIISVDDHTVEPPHVWRDRLPSKYHGIGPRIVRAPVKEMTFVGGKFAPTMGAAGDEGPIADWWVYEDLRRPLTRLDTAVGCARDDIKLEGITYEQMRPGSFSVPERLADMDVNHVQSALCFPTFPRFCGQTFTEAKDRELGLLGVRAYNDWMVEEWCGPQAQGRLIPLTLIPLWDAELAAAEVRRNAARGVRAVCFSEIPPHLGLPSIHTDYWDPFLRACDETGTVVAMHIGSSSKMPSTSADAPAAVGSTITFANCCFSMVDWLMSGKFDRFPSLKIMYAEGQIGWIPYILERADVVWEENRGWGGVADKVLRPPSELFTEHVYGCFFDDAFGLKNLDAIGVGNVLYETDYPHSDSTWPKSREVGESQMGHLAPDVVEQIVRGNAISLLGLTGEGLWGPSAGGV; this is translated from the coding sequence ATGGAGACCTTCCCCAAGATCATCTCGGTGGACGACCACACGGTGGAGCCCCCACACGTCTGGCGGGACCGGCTTCCGTCGAAGTACCACGGCATCGGCCCGCGCATCGTCCGGGCGCCCGTCAAGGAAATGACCTTCGTGGGCGGCAAGTTCGCCCCGACGATGGGCGCCGCGGGGGACGAAGGCCCGATAGCCGACTGGTGGGTCTACGAAGATCTGCGCCGGCCGCTGACCCGCCTCGACACCGCCGTCGGCTGCGCCCGCGACGACATCAAGCTCGAAGGCATCACCTACGAACAGATGCGTCCGGGCTCGTTCAGCGTGCCCGAACGGCTGGCCGACATGGACGTCAACCACGTCCAGTCCGCACTCTGCTTCCCCACCTTCCCCCGCTTCTGCGGCCAGACCTTCACCGAGGCCAAGGACCGCGAACTGGGGCTGCTGGGCGTGCGCGCGTACAACGACTGGATGGTCGAGGAGTGGTGCGGCCCGCAGGCGCAGGGGCGGCTGATCCCGCTGACCCTCATCCCCCTGTGGGACGCGGAGCTGGCGGCCGCGGAGGTACGGCGCAACGCGGCCCGCGGGGTACGGGCGGTCTGCTTCAGCGAGATCCCGCCGCACCTGGGGCTGCCCAGCATCCACACCGACTACTGGGACCCCTTTCTGCGCGCCTGCGACGAGACCGGCACGGTCGTCGCGATGCACATCGGCTCCTCGTCGAAGATGCCCTCGACCTCGGCCGACGCCCCCGCCGCCGTCGGTTCCACGATCACCTTCGCCAACTGCTGCTTCTCGATGGTGGACTGGCTGATGAGCGGCAAATTCGACCGCTTCCCCAGCCTGAAGATCATGTACGCCGAGGGCCAGATCGGCTGGATCCCGTACATCCTCGAACGCGCCGACGTGGTCTGGGAGGAGAACCGCGGCTGGGGCGGCGTCGCCGACAAGGTCCTCCGCCCGCCGTCCGAACTCTTCACCGAACACGTCTACGGCTGTTTCTTCGACGACGCCTTCGGTCTGAAGAACCTGGACGCGATCGGCGTCGGCAACGTCCTCTACGAGACGGACTACCCGCACTCCGATTCGACCTGGCCGAAGTCGAGGGAGGTCGGCGAATCACAGATGGGACACCTCGCGCCGGACGTAGTGGAACAGATCGTTCGGGGGAACGCGATTTCCCTGCTGGGGTTGACGGGGGAGGGGCTGTGGGGGCCGTCGGCGGGGGGAGTCTGA
- a CDS encoding BTAD domain-containing putative transcriptional regulator — protein MDHSPGQGRERLRFSVLGPVRAWRGDAPLAAGSPQQRALLAALLLRGGRTATAPELVDALWGDEPPHAALAALRTYASRLRKALGDDAATLVSESGGYAIRSVDGHPLDLDLDHAEQYATEAEKAKTVGDRGRARKLLDDALALWAGEPLAGLAGPYAETQRTRLDEWRLTLQETRLELDLEVGCHAEAVSELTALTATHPLRERLRELLMLALYRSGRQAEALAVYTDTRRLLDEELAVEPRASLSELQQRILRADADLDAPLTLSDGTDHADHGVVRPQQLPATVADFTGRTPFVAELGDRLATTEGSVMAVSALTGIGGVGKTTLAVHVAHAAREHFPDGQLYADLQGAGHTPAEPEAVLGAFLRALGTPDSAIPDGLEERSALYRSTLAGRRVLALLDNARDAAQIRPLLPGTEGCAALITSRARMIDLAGAHLIDLDVMSPDEAFTLFTLIVGEERVNAEREASMDVVGACGFLPLAIRIAASRLASRRTWTVSVLASKLADERRRLDELRAGDLAVTATFELGYGQLEPQQARAFRLLGLADGPDISLAAAAALLDMDDDTTESLLESLVDTSLLESAAPGRYRFHDLVRLYARSCAERDEQPPAERDAAVSRLLDFYLATAAHRYPLERPGDILVDHMETPHYPGLVFEDRSEAMSWLFSETRCLIACALQNTAPGPLRRAVDLLVLTRDMADSGASNRQFERACLTLLAAALKADDQHAAARVHWILAPIYTQSGRLSEADEHAKLATLRGLSAGDDFSACNGLNDRGIIASIESRLEEADAYLNQALLSYRDINNRQSEASALCNLSRVHLDTGRVDSAVALAEQGVALYEECGASRRLANGKYNLGMALTLADRLEEATQQLTEALVSFQDTRQRFWEGMTYLRLAEVELAAHQSAKAANYAELAVAALRSSGGDRWRASALAVLGNALGEIGHTGRAQVCRQEVQTIHKRLGLPQSGGSPRFPASVPVA, from the coding sequence ATGGACCACAGTCCGGGGCAGGGGCGGGAGCGGCTCCGCTTCTCCGTGCTCGGTCCCGTGCGGGCCTGGCGCGGCGATGCGCCGCTGGCGGCGGGCTCCCCGCAGCAGCGTGCGTTGCTTGCCGCACTGCTGCTGCGCGGCGGCCGTACCGCCACCGCACCCGAGCTTGTCGACGCGCTGTGGGGCGACGAACCACCGCACGCCGCGCTCGCCGCGCTGCGTACGTACGCCTCGCGGCTCCGCAAGGCGCTGGGTGATGACGCAGCCACCTTGGTCAGTGAGTCCGGCGGCTATGCGATCCGCTCCGTGGACGGCCACCCGCTGGACCTGGACCTGGACCATGCCGAGCAGTACGCGACCGAGGCCGAAAAGGCCAAGACCGTCGGCGATCGCGGCCGCGCCCGCAAGCTCCTCGACGACGCGCTCGCACTGTGGGCCGGCGAGCCCCTGGCCGGCCTTGCCGGCCCTTACGCCGAGACCCAGCGCACCCGTCTCGACGAGTGGCGGCTGACCCTCCAGGAGACGCGCCTCGAACTCGACCTGGAAGTCGGCTGCCACGCCGAGGCGGTCTCCGAACTGACTGCCCTCACCGCCACCCACCCACTGCGCGAGCGACTGCGGGAACTCCTCATGCTGGCGCTGTACCGCAGCGGCCGGCAGGCCGAGGCGCTGGCCGTCTACACCGACACCCGCCGACTCCTCGACGAGGAACTGGCCGTCGAGCCCCGGGCCTCGCTCTCGGAACTCCAGCAGCGGATCCTCCGGGCGGACGCCGACCTGGACGCGCCCCTGACGCTCAGCGACGGCACGGACCACGCCGACCATGGCGTCGTCCGGCCCCAGCAGCTTCCCGCCACCGTCGCCGACTTCACCGGGCGCACGCCCTTCGTCGCCGAGCTGGGCGACCGGCTCGCCACCACCGAGGGCAGCGTGATGGCGGTCTCCGCGCTCACCGGCATCGGCGGCGTCGGCAAGACCACCCTCGCCGTGCATGTGGCCCACGCCGCCCGCGAGCACTTCCCCGACGGGCAGCTCTACGCCGACCTGCAGGGCGCCGGACACACCCCCGCAGAGCCCGAGGCCGTGCTCGGCGCCTTCCTGCGCGCCCTCGGCACCCCGGACTCCGCGATCCCCGACGGCCTGGAGGAGCGCTCCGCCCTCTACCGCTCCACCCTCGCCGGCCGCCGCGTGCTGGCCCTGCTGGACAACGCCCGGGACGCCGCACAGATCCGCCCACTGCTCCCCGGCACCGAGGGCTGCGCAGCACTGATCACCAGCCGCGCGCGCATGATAGATCTCGCCGGGGCGCATCTGATCGACCTCGATGTGATGAGCCCCGACGAGGCGTTCACCCTCTTCACCCTCATCGTCGGAGAAGAGCGGGTGAACGCCGAGCGCGAGGCCTCGATGGACGTGGTCGGCGCCTGCGGATTTCTCCCGCTCGCCATCCGCATCGCTGCCTCCCGTCTGGCCTCCCGCCGTACCTGGACGGTCTCCGTGCTCGCCAGCAAACTGGCCGACGAGCGCCGCCGTCTGGACGAGCTGCGTGCCGGCGACCTTGCCGTCACAGCCACCTTCGAACTGGGCTATGGGCAGCTCGAACCGCAGCAGGCACGGGCATTCCGGCTGCTGGGTCTGGCCGACGGCCCGGACATCTCCCTGGCCGCAGCCGCCGCCCTCCTCGACATGGACGACGATACGACCGAGAGCCTGCTGGAATCCCTCGTCGACACCTCACTGCTGGAATCCGCGGCACCCGGCCGCTACCGCTTCCACGACCTCGTACGCCTCTACGCCCGCTCCTGCGCGGAGCGCGACGAGCAGCCGCCGGCGGAGCGCGATGCGGCGGTGTCTCGGCTCCTGGACTTCTACCTGGCGACAGCTGCGCACAGATACCCCCTCGAACGCCCCGGCGACATCCTGGTCGACCACATGGAGACGCCGCACTATCCCGGACTGGTCTTCGAGGACCGCTCCGAGGCGATGAGCTGGTTGTTCAGTGAAACCAGATGCCTGATCGCCTGCGCGCTGCAGAACACCGCACCGGGCCCCCTGCGGCGTGCCGTCGATTTGCTGGTACTCACCAGGGACATGGCCGATTCCGGTGCCAGCAACCGGCAGTTCGAGCGAGCCTGTCTCACCCTGCTCGCCGCCGCGCTGAAGGCCGACGACCAGCACGCGGCGGCTCGCGTGCACTGGATCCTCGCTCCCATCTACACCCAGTCCGGGCGGCTCAGCGAGGCCGACGAGCACGCCAAGCTGGCAACGCTGCGCGGGCTGTCCGCCGGCGACGACTTCTCCGCCTGCAACGGACTCAACGACCGGGGCATCATCGCCAGTATCGAGAGTCGGCTCGAGGAAGCGGATGCCTATCTGAACCAAGCCCTCCTCTCCTACCGTGACATCAACAACCGGCAGTCGGAGGCGAGCGCGCTCTGCAACCTCTCCCGCGTCCACCTGGACACCGGCAGGGTGGACAGCGCGGTTGCGCTCGCCGAACAGGGGGTCGCGCTGTACGAGGAGTGCGGTGCCTCGCGACGGCTGGCCAACGGCAAGTACAACCTGGGCATGGCCCTCACGCTGGCCGACCGGCTGGAGGAGGCCACCCAGCAACTGACCGAGGCCCTTGTCAGCTTCCAGGACACCCGGCAGCGGTTCTGGGAAGGCATGACGTATCTGCGCCTGGCAGAGGTGGAACTGGCGGCGCATCAGTCTGCGAAGGCGGCCAACTACGCTGAGTTGGCGGTCGCCGCACTCCGTAGCAGCGGTGGGGACCGCTGGCGCGCCAGCGCACTCGCGGTACTCGGAAACGCTCTGGGCGAGATCGGTCACACTGGGCGCGCACAGGTCTGCCGGCAGGAGGTGCAGACGATTCACAAGAGGCTGGGACTGCCGCAGAGCGGCGGTTCGCCGCGGTTTCCCGCCTCGGTGCCTGTCGCGTAG
- a CDS encoding laminin G, whose amino-acid sequence MATENQPRPGDEKDVVKPLDSTRPIQPMDSTRPIQPMDSTRPIQPPDSTRPIPPADKRGPVVGGAGAPHDGHSVTAKDSTRPIIDPQ is encoded by the coding sequence ATGGCCACCGAGAACCAGCCTCGCCCGGGTGACGAGAAGGATGTCGTCAAGCCGCTCGACAGCACGCGTCCGATCCAGCCCATGGACAGCACCCGTCCGATCCAGCCCATGGACAGCACGCGCCCCATCCAGCCGCCGGACAGCACTCGTCCGATTCCGCCGGCGGACAAGCGCGGCCCCGTCGTCGGCGGTGCCGGCGCCCCCCATGACGGTCACTCCGTGACGGCGAAGGACAGCACGCGGCCGATCATCGACCCGCAGTAG
- a CDS encoding AMP-binding protein, giving the protein MFEAGRIRTLWELVEYRARASRGAPMFYDGDRRSVTFDGVRDEALRVAAGFRELGIGAGTRVAWQLPTRIETVVASLALARLGAVQTPVIPLHREREVGFILAESAAEFVLVPGVWRGFDHTAMVRKLAGDGVRVVSVAGGLPQGDPGALAAVAGADEGHAAGEGQGAAEGHAAGEGPGADEGPGAGDGPGAGNRPGGEAGTTWVYYTSGTTSSPKGVEHTDATLLAGGIGLATALGMSADDIGSIAFPYAHIAGPDYVIAMLVSGFPAVILDRFEPGHAAAVYRRHGVTMAGGSTAFYQAFLDESRRYRQRLPQAGPLIPSLRLLSGGGAPMPAELYAAAGRELECAIVHGYGMTECPMITMGTPYDSDEQLSRTVGKPVVGAKVRIVLPDGSEAGTGESGEVTLKGAMLFRRYTDPALTAAAFAPDGSFRTGDLGYLRPDRHLVLTGRLKDIIIRKGENISAQEIEDLVRTHPAVAEAAVIGLPDRERGERVCAVVTPADPAAPPLTLDGLTAHLRSAGLMTQKLPEQLEIAGELPRGGPLNKVLKALLRERYGEWQQERQQERYTE; this is encoded by the coding sequence GTGTTCGAAGCCGGTCGTATACGCACGCTCTGGGAACTGGTCGAGTACCGGGCACGGGCCTCGCGCGGGGCGCCGATGTTCTACGACGGGGACAGGCGGAGCGTCACCTTCGACGGGGTGCGCGACGAAGCGCTGCGGGTGGCGGCCGGGTTCCGGGAGCTGGGGATCGGGGCGGGGACCCGGGTGGCCTGGCAGTTGCCGACGCGGATCGAGACGGTGGTCGCCTCACTGGCGCTGGCCCGGCTCGGGGCCGTGCAGACGCCGGTCATCCCGCTCCACCGGGAGCGCGAAGTCGGTTTCATCCTGGCGGAGTCGGCGGCGGAGTTCGTGCTCGTACCGGGCGTGTGGCGGGGGTTCGACCACACCGCGATGGTGCGGAAGCTCGCCGGGGACGGGGTGCGGGTGGTCTCGGTTGCGGGCGGGTTGCCGCAGGGGGACCCGGGGGCGTTGGCCGCCGTTGCCGGAGCGGATGAGGGGCACGCGGCAGGCGAGGGGCAAGGGGCGGCCGAGGGGCACGCGGCAGGCGAGGGGCCAGGAGCTGACGAGGGGCCGGGAGCGGGCGACGGGCCGGGAGCGGGCAACAGGCCCGGTGGGGAGGCCGGGACCACCTGGGTCTACTACACCTCGGGCACCACCTCCTCGCCCAAGGGCGTCGAGCACACCGACGCCACTCTCCTCGCCGGTGGCATCGGGCTGGCCACCGCGCTCGGGATGTCCGCGGACGACATCGGCTCGATCGCCTTCCCCTACGCGCATATCGCCGGCCCGGACTATGTCATCGCCATGCTCGTCAGCGGGTTCCCCGCGGTCATCCTGGACCGCTTCGAGCCGGGCCACGCGGCCGCCGTCTACCGGCGTCACGGGGTGACGATGGCCGGCGGCAGCACCGCTTTCTACCAGGCATTCCTCGATGAGTCACGTCGCTACCGGCAGCGCCTGCCGCAGGCCGGGCCGTTGATTCCCTCGCTGCGGCTGCTGTCCGGCGGCGGGGCCCCGATGCCCGCGGAGCTGTATGCGGCCGCCGGGCGGGAGCTGGAGTGCGCGATCGTGCACGGGTACGGCATGACCGAGTGCCCGATGATCACGATGGGCACGCCGTACGACAGCGATGAGCAGTTGTCGCGGACCGTGGGCAAGCCGGTGGTGGGGGCGAAGGTCCGGATCGTCCTGCCGGACGGGAGCGAGGCCGGAACCGGGGAGTCCGGTGAGGTGACGCTCAAGGGGGCGATGCTCTTCCGGCGGTACACGGACCCGGCGCTGACCGCCGCGGCGTTTGCCCCCGACGGCTCCTTCCGCACCGGTGATCTGGGGTATCTGCGTCCCGACCGGCATCTGGTGCTGACCGGGCGGCTGAAGGACATCATCATCCGCAAGGGCGAGAACATCTCCGCGCAGGAGATCGAGGATCTGGTGCGCACCCATCCGGCGGTGGCGGAGGCCGCGGTGATCGGGCTGCCGGACCGGGAGCGCGGGGAGCGGGTGTGTGCGGTGGTCACGCCCGCCGATCCGGCCGCGCCGCCACTGACCCTGGACGGGCTGACCGCGCATCTGCGGTCGGCCGGGCTGATGACGCAGAAGCTGCCGGAGCAGCTGGAGATCGCCGGCGAGCTGCCGCGCGGCGGGCCGCTGAACAAGGTGCTCAAGGCATTGCTGCGGGAGCGGTATGGGGAGTGGCAGCAGGAGCGGCAGCAGGAGCGGTATACGGAGTAG
- a CDS encoding TIGR03086 family metal-binding protein encodes MTDTIDFAAQARLVSQLAAQTAEDQLDAPTPCEAYAVRHLLGHLVGLSAAFQHSARKDLGPMTSADPSAAVPDVEPGWRAELDRNLRGMAEAWHDPQAWEGETQAGGVTLPAAMVGRFALNELVLHGWDLARATGQEYTPDAAGLGVSYALLAPLAEGPDRVPVFGPPVEVAADAPLLDQVVALSGRRPDWAPPGS; translated from the coding sequence ATGACCGACACGATCGACTTTGCGGCGCAGGCCCGGCTGGTGTCGCAGCTGGCGGCGCAGACCGCCGAGGATCAACTCGACGCCCCCACTCCTTGCGAGGCCTACGCGGTGCGCCATCTGCTGGGCCACCTCGTCGGCCTGTCCGCGGCGTTCCAGCACTCGGCGCGAAAGGACCTGGGGCCGATGACGAGTGCCGACCCGAGCGCGGCGGTGCCGGACGTGGAGCCCGGCTGGCGGGCCGAGCTGGACCGGAACCTCCGTGGGATGGCCGAGGCCTGGCACGATCCGCAGGCCTGGGAGGGCGAGACCCAGGCGGGCGGGGTGACCCTGCCCGCCGCCATGGTGGGCCGGTTCGCGCTGAACGAGCTGGTGCTGCACGGCTGGGACCTGGCCCGCGCCACCGGCCAGGAGTACACGCCGGACGCGGCCGGCCTCGGGGTGTCGTACGCGTTGCTCGCGCCGCTGGCCGAGGGCCCGGACCGCGTGCCGGTGTTCGGCCCGCCCGTGGAGGTGGCGGCGGATGCCCCGCTCCTCGACCAGGTGGTGGCGCTCAGCGGCCGCCGGCCCGACTGGGCACCGCCGGGATCGTAG
- a CDS encoding FadD3 family acyl-CoA ligase, whose amino-acid sequence MRDDLEARADLEYGAIPRLVRAAAQRYGSREAVVEGRTRVSYAELGARVEEAAAACIASGVAPGDRVAVWAPNTLDWIVSALGAVTAGAVLVPVNTRFKGTEAAYVLRRTRAKLLFVTGTFLGTSYVASLRRAAQEGPGHGPLPGLPRLEKVVVLAEDAPADFTTWQDFLAGGAAVPPETVRGRADALHPDAPSDIIFTSGTTGRPKGAVITHAQTLRAYDVWSELAGLREGDRYLIVNPFFHTFGYKAGIIACLLRGATMIPQPVFGVETALANIAAERISVLPGPPTLHQQLLDHPARGLHDLSALRVVVTGAAVVPLELVERLRSELKISTVLTAYGLSESSGVVTMCRRGDPPEVIATTSGRAIPGTEVRVVDAAGGPVPPGEPGEVHVRGYHVMSGYFEDPAATARVITPDGWLRTGDVGVLDAAGNLRITDRIKDMFIVGGFNAYPAEIERLLGRHPDIAEVAIVGIPDPRLGEVGKAYAVRRAGSLLTADDLIAWSRREMANYKVPREVAFVTALPRNASGKILKTLLRNGGPGVAPA is encoded by the coding sequence ATGCGCGACGACCTGGAGGCGCGGGCGGATCTGGAGTACGGCGCCATCCCCCGGCTGGTGCGGGCGGCCGCCCAGCGGTACGGCTCCCGGGAGGCCGTGGTCGAGGGCCGTACCCGGGTGTCGTACGCCGAGCTCGGCGCGCGGGTGGAGGAGGCCGCGGCCGCCTGTATCGCCTCCGGGGTCGCGCCCGGTGACCGCGTCGCCGTATGGGCGCCCAACACCCTCGACTGGATCGTCTCCGCCCTCGGGGCAGTCACCGCCGGAGCCGTCCTCGTCCCCGTCAACACCCGCTTCAAAGGCACCGAGGCCGCCTACGTCCTGCGCCGCACCCGCGCCAAACTCCTCTTCGTCACCGGCACCTTCCTCGGCACGTCCTACGTCGCCTCGCTCCGTCGCGCCGCCCAGGAGGGCCCCGGCCACGGCCCGCTGCCCGGACTGCCGCGGCTGGAAAAGGTCGTGGTGCTCGCCGAGGACGCCCCCGCCGACTTCACCACCTGGCAGGACTTCCTCGCCGGCGGCGCGGCGGTGCCCCCGGAAACGGTCCGCGGCCGGGCCGATGCGCTGCACCCCGACGCCCCCTCGGACATCATCTTCACCTCCGGCACCACCGGCCGCCCCAAAGGCGCGGTAATCACGCATGCCCAGACCCTGCGCGCCTACGACGTGTGGAGCGAACTGGCCGGCCTCCGCGAGGGCGACCGCTATCTGATCGTCAACCCGTTCTTCCACACCTTCGGCTACAAGGCCGGGATCATCGCCTGTCTGCTGCGCGGCGCGACGATGATCCCGCAGCCGGTCTTCGGCGTGGAGACCGCGCTCGCCAATATCGCCGCCGAACGGATCTCCGTACTCCCCGGCCCCCCAACCCTCCACCAGCAGCTCCTCGACCATCCCGCCCGCGGCCTGCACGACCTCTCCGCGCTGCGCGTGGTGGTCACCGGCGCCGCCGTGGTCCCCCTGGAGCTGGTCGAGCGGCTGCGCAGCGAGCTGAAGATCTCCACCGTCCTGACGGCGTACGGCCTTTCGGAGAGCTCGGGCGTCGTCACGATGTGCCGCCGCGGCGATCCGCCCGAGGTGATCGCCACGACCTCGGGCCGCGCCATACCGGGCACCGAGGTCCGGGTCGTCGACGCCGCGGGCGGCCCGGTGCCGCCCGGTGAACCCGGCGAGGTGCACGTCCGCGGCTACCACGTGATGTCCGGCTACTTCGAGGACCCGGCCGCCACGGCCCGGGTGATCACCCCCGACGGCTGGCTGCGCACCGGCGATGTGGGCGTCCTCGACGCGGCGGGCAACCTCCGGATCACCGACCGCATCAAGGACATGTTCATCGTCGGCGGCTTCAACGCCTATCCCGCCGAAATAGAGCGACTCCTCGGCCGCCACCCGGACATCGCCGAGGTCGCCATCGTCGGCATACCCGACCCCCGCCTCGGCGAGGTCGGCAAGGCCTACGCGGTCCGCCGCGCCGGCTCCCTGCTCACCGCTGACGACCTGATCGCCTGGTCCCGCCGGGAGATGGCCAACTACAAGGTCCCGCGGGAGGTCGCCTTCGTCACCGCGCTCCCGCGCAACGCCAGCGGCAAGATCCTCAAGACTCTGCTGCGGAACGGGGGCCCGGGGGTGGCTCCGGCGTGA
- a CDS encoding lipid-transfer protein → MGATLKDATAIAGIGQTPFARQLAASEKTLACRAIVAALDDAGIAPSEVDAFASYTMEETDEVEIAKAIGAGDVTHFSKVGYGGGGSCATVAHLAAAIATGQASVGVAWRSRKRGSGPRPWKNTQVQLPTPGQWTRPFGLLRPADEIGMLARRYMHEYGATRDHLFNVALACRNRANQNPAAMMYERPLTREMYMTARWISEPLCLFDNCLETDGALACVVVSAERARDCRQRPVYVHSAAQGLPAQHHGMVNYWNDDPLTGPAWTAARQLWKGADLGPQDVDVAQIYDAFTPLIPLSLEGYGFCGRGEGAAFTEGGALETGGRLPLNTGGGGLSEAYVHGFNLITEGVKQLRGTSTAQVPGAATCLVTAGEGVPTSALLLRS, encoded by the coding sequence ATGGGGGCGACCCTCAAGGACGCTACGGCGATAGCCGGCATCGGGCAGACACCGTTCGCCAGACAACTCGCCGCCTCCGAGAAGACCTTGGCCTGCCGGGCGATCGTCGCGGCGCTGGACGACGCCGGTATCGCCCCCTCGGAGGTGGATGCCTTCGCCTCCTACACCATGGAGGAGACCGACGAGGTCGAGATAGCCAAGGCCATCGGCGCCGGGGACGTCACCCACTTCTCCAAGGTCGGCTACGGCGGCGGCGGTTCCTGTGCGACGGTGGCCCATCTGGCCGCCGCCATCGCCACCGGCCAGGCGAGCGTCGGCGTCGCCTGGCGGTCCCGCAAGCGCGGTTCGGGACCGCGCCCCTGGAAGAACACCCAGGTCCAGCTGCCCACCCCGGGACAGTGGACCCGCCCCTTCGGACTGCTGCGCCCCGCCGACGAGATCGGCATGCTGGCCCGCCGCTATATGCACGAATACGGCGCCACCCGCGACCACCTCTTCAACGTCGCGCTCGCCTGCCGCAACCGCGCCAACCAGAACCCGGCCGCGATGATGTACGAGCGCCCGCTGACCCGTGAGATGTATATGACCGCCCGCTGGATCAGCGAGCCGCTCTGTCTCTTCGACAACTGCCTGGAGACCGATGGCGCGCTGGCCTGTGTCGTGGTCTCCGCCGAGCGGGCCCGCGACTGCCGGCAGCGACCGGTCTATGTCCACTCCGCCGCCCAGGGCCTGCCCGCCCAGCATCACGGCATGGTCAACTACTGGAACGACGATCCGCTCACCGGCCCCGCCTGGACCGCCGCCCGGCAACTGTGGAAGGGCGCCGACCTCGGACCGCAGGACGTCGACGTGGCACAGATCTATGACGCCTTCACCCCCCTGATCCCCCTCTCCCTGGAGGGGTACGGCTTCTGCGGGCGCGGCGAGGGAGCGGCCTTCACCGAGGGCGGCGCGCTGGAGACCGGCGGCCGGCTCCCCCTCAACACCGGTGGCGGCGGCCTCTCCGAGGCGTACGTCCACGGTTTCAACCTCATCACCGAAGGCGTCAAGCAACTGCGCGGCACCAGCACCGCGCAGGTACCCGGCGCCGCCACCTGCCTGGTCACCGCGGGCGAGGGCGTCCCCACCTCGGCCCTGCTGCTGAGGAGTTGA
- a CDS encoding OB-fold domain-containing protein: MSPSVTPATDNRPDSGPGLLLPVADDDGAPFWEYAARGELRIQTCSGCDELRFPPRPCCPHCQSFAAHWQRMSGRGRIWSYVLPHPPLLPAYAALPGYNAIVVELADAPRIRLVGNLVAEADAPLNSVDPARLRIGAPVKAAFHTMPGGVTVPRWLLERP; encoded by the coding sequence ATGTCACCCAGCGTGACACCCGCCACTGACAACCGGCCCGACAGCGGCCCTGGCCTGCTGCTTCCCGTCGCCGATGACGACGGGGCGCCCTTCTGGGAGTACGCCGCCAGGGGCGAACTGCGCATCCAGACCTGCTCCGGCTGCGACGAACTGCGCTTCCCGCCCCGGCCCTGCTGTCCGCACTGCCAGTCGTTCGCCGCGCACTGGCAGCGGATGAGCGGCCGCGGCCGTATCTGGTCCTATGTACTGCCGCATCCGCCGCTGCTGCCCGCGTACGCCGCCCTGCCGGGCTACAACGCGATCGTCGTGGAGCTGGCCGACGCCCCCCGTATCCGCCTCGTCGGCAATCTCGTCGCCGAGGCCGACGCTCCCCTCAACTCCGTCGACCCGGCACGGCTGCGCATCGGCGCCCCGGTGAAGGCCGCCTTCCACACCATGCCCGGGGGCGTGACCGTACCCCGCTGGCTCCTGGAGCGCCCATGA
- a CDS encoding enoyl-CoA hydratase/isomerase family protein, whose translation MTIRTETKDGVALVTLDRPGRHNAIDLDTAAELAATWRAFRFDDAVRAAVVTGAGGRAFCTGLDRSADVPQPPSPYSIDDPLLHIGPKANDLWKPVIAAVDGMACGGAFYLLGEADFLIASENATFFDPHTTYGMVSAYESILMAQRMPLGEIARMALMGTAERLGAARAYAIGLVSELTAPGAAAEVALRRAAVLAAQPTEPVQGTVRALWAAKEAARAQALAHAPQLIALGNLPPDRQAGLFAARTRDGGQEGGRDGRRGGGPLVR comes from the coding sequence ATGACGATCCGTACGGAGACCAAGGACGGGGTCGCCCTGGTCACCCTCGACCGGCCCGGGCGGCACAACGCCATCGACCTCGACACCGCCGCCGAACTCGCCGCCACCTGGCGGGCGTTCCGCTTCGACGACGCCGTACGGGCCGCGGTGGTCACCGGCGCCGGCGGCCGGGCCTTCTGCACCGGCCTCGACCGCTCCGCCGACGTCCCCCAGCCGCCCTCGCCCTACTCCATCGACGATCCACTGCTCCACATCGGCCCGAAGGCCAACGACCTGTGGAAGCCGGTCATCGCCGCCGTCGACGGAATGGCCTGCGGCGGCGCCTTCTACCTCCTGGGCGAGGCCGATTTCCTCATCGCCTCGGAGAACGCCACCTTCTTCGACCCGCACACCACCTACGGGATGGTCAGCGCGTACGAGTCCATCCTCATGGCGCAGCGGATGCCCCTGGGGGAAATCGCCCGGATGGCTCTGATGGGGACCGCGGAGCGGCTGGGCGCGGCCCGCGCGTACGCGATCGGCCTGGTCTCCGAGCTGACCGCACCCGGTGCCGCGGCCGAGGTGGCGCTGCGCCGCGCGGCCGTGCTCGCCGCCCAGCCGACCGAGCCTGTCCAGGGCACCGTGCGCGCCCTGTGGGCGGCCAAGGAGGCGGCCCGGGCACAGGCCCTGGCGCACGCCCCCCAGCTGATCGCGCTGGGCAATCTGCCCCCGGACCGCCAGGCCGGCCTGTTCGCCGCCCGCACGCGCGACGGCGGCCAGGAGGGCGGGCGGGACGGCAGGCGGGGCGGCGGACCACTGGTCAGATGA